GCCGGGCAAGACGCCCATCTCGCCGTCAAAGGCGGGAAGCTGCACGAGGTCCGCCTCGCCCGCGGCAAGTTCGCGCAGCGGGGTGACGATGGTGACCTGGAGTTTTTCGGTTGCGGGTTGCGCCATGGGTGTTGCTGCCTTGGGCGTCGGTTCAGGGGCGCCCGGTTTTCGCCGGGGCGATGGACATTATGGACATTATGGACTCAATGGACCCGGTAGACGCGATATGCGTTTCCTCGATGCCGACCGCGCACTCCGCTTCGCTTCGTTTGCGGCCCTGACATCGCAAGACGTTTGCGGCACTGACATCGCAATGGCTTACGCGGCTTTGCCGCCCCTTTCGATTGCTTCCTCGATCTTGCCGACCATGTAGAACGCCTGTTCGGGCAGGTGATCGAGTTCGCCGGAGACGATGCGCTTGAAGCCGGAGATCGTCTCGTCGAGCTTGACGTATTTGCCCGGCGTGCCGGTGAACTGCTCCGCGACAAAAAACGGCTGCGACAGGAAGCGCTGGATCTTGCGCGCGCGCGCCACCGTGGCGCGGTCGTCTTCCGACAACTCGTCCATGCCCAGGATCGCGATGATGTCCTGCAGGTCCTTGTAGCGCTGCAGGATGCGCTGCACCTCGCGCGCGACGGCGTAGTGCTCGTCGCCGAGCACGCGCGGATCGAGGATGCGGCTCGTCGAGTCGAGCGGATCGACCGCGGGGTAGATGCCAAGCTCCGCGATGGAGCGCGCGAGCACCGTGGTGGCGTCCAGATGGCTGAACGTCGTCGCCGGCGCGGGGTCGGTCAGGTCGTCCGCGGGCACGTAGATCGCCTGCACGGAGGTGATCGACCCCTTCTTCGTCGAGGTGATGCGCTCTTGAAGATCGCCCATCTCGTTGGCGAGCGTCGGCTGATAACCGACGGCCGACGGAATGCGCCCAAGGAGCGCGGAGACCTCGGAGCCAGCCTGCGTGAAGCGGAAGATGTTGTCGATGAAAAGCAGCACGTCCTTGCCCTGCTCGTCGCGGAAAAATTCGGCGACGGTCAGCGCCGACAGCGCGACGCGCGCACGCGCGCCCGGCGGCTCGTTCATCTGCCCGTACACGAGCGCCGTCTTGTCGATGACGCCGGACTCCTTCATCTCGAGCCAGAGGTCGTTGCCCTCGCGCGTGCGTTCACCCACGCCACCGAACACGGACAGGCCGGAGTGCTGTTTGGCGATGTTGTTGATGAGCTCCATGATGAGCACGGTCTTGCCGACGCCCGCGCCGCCGAACAGGCCGATCTTGCCGCCGCGCGAGTAGGGGCACAGCAGGTCGATGACCTTGATGCCCGTCTCGAGCGCGGTGGTCTGCACGTCCTGGTCGAGAAGCGACGGCGCCTCGCGGTGGATCTCGCGCTTGTCCGTCGCGTTGACGGGCCCGCCCTCGTCCACCGGCTCGCCGATGACGTTGATGATGCGGCCAAGCACCGCGTCGCCGACCGGCACGGCGATGCCCTCGCCGGTGTCGCGCACCACTTGCCCGCGGACGAGGCCGTCGGTGGAATCCATCGCGATGGTGCGCACGACGCCCTCGCCGAGATGCTGCGCCACTTCGAGCACGAGGTTTTCCTCGCGGTCGTCGATGGACGGGTTGGTCGCGCGCAGCGCGTTGTAAATCTTCGGCAGCGCGGATTCGTCGAACTTGACGTCGACGACCGGACCGATGACCTGGAGGACGGCTCCGTTGCTCATTTCATCTCCTTGAAGAGGCTGAAAGGCTGAAAGACTGGAAGACTGAAAGGTCATCGCAACGCTGCTCGGCACCGCCGTGCTACGTCGCGGCCACTTCTTCTCTGCCTGTCTTTCTACCTCCCCACCTATGCCTGCGATTCTTGTGACGACCTTCCAGCCTTTCAGCCTTCCAGTCTTTCAGTCTCTCGTACGATTCCTATCCCTTAAGCGCTTCCGCGCCGTTGATGATTTCCATCAGCTCGACGGTGATCC
This sequence is a window from bacterium. Protein-coding genes within it:
- the atpD gene encoding F0F1 ATP synthase subunit beta — protein: MSNGAVLQVIGPVVDVKFDESALPKIYNALRATNPSIDDREENLVLEVAQHLGEGVVRTIAMDSTDGLVRGQVVRDTGEGIAVPVGDAVLGRIINVIGEPVDEGGPVNATDKREIHREAPSLLDQDVQTTALETGIKVIDLLCPYSRGGKIGLFGGAGVGKTVLIMELINNIAKQHSGLSVFGGVGERTREGNDLWLEMKESGVIDKTALVYGQMNEPPGARARVALSALTVAEFFRDEQGKDVLLFIDNIFRFTQAGSEVSALLGRIPSAVGYQPTLANEMGDLQERITSTKKGSITSVQAIYVPADDLTDPAPATTFSHLDATTVLARSIAELGIYPAVDPLDSTSRILDPRVLGDEHYAVAREVQRILQRYKDLQDIIAILGMDELSEDDRATVARARKIQRFLSQPFFVAEQFTGTPGKYVKLDETISGFKRIVSGELDHLPEQAFYMVGKIEEAIERGGKAA